The following proteins come from a genomic window of Eubalaena glacialis isolate mEubGla1 chromosome X, mEubGla1.1.hap2.+ XY, whole genome shotgun sequence:
- the ZMAT1 gene encoding zinc finger matrin-type protein 1 isoform X2, which translates to MKTYVCHICNITFTSLEMFRSHMQGSEHQIKESIVTNLVKNPKKPPDSYQDESTDYIKVQKARGPEPKTCFRKMEETSLETCRYREAVDSRSRHRMFEQRLPCETSWTYPGSCNISRTMENQLPHCLPAHSKNTYDSFQDELEDYIKVQKARGLDPKTCFRKISESSVETHGYRGVDSGPRPRMCERRFSFETSQTSQRPYSTSPVESQLHHWLPAHSERSYDSFQDELEDYIKVQKARGLEPKTCFRKGRDSSVETHKYREMVDSRPRHRMFEQRLPFETFQNYPRSSNISQAAENQLPHCLPAHDSKQRLDSMTYCQPTRDYFPEKPVPLSLSQQENNSGPYSVESEVYKHLSSENNTSDHEASHTRKHQKRRRHLEEGEEKPEKEQSKHKRKKSYGDTDLDKDKSIQERKREGDKVSSGKLKHRKKKKSHGVPSKKEEHKHKKEKKKSVEEKTEEEMLWDESILGF; encoded by the exons ATGAAAACCTACGTTTGTCATATTTGTAATATCACCTTTACATCTTTAGAAATGTTCCGGTCCCATATGCAAGGAAGTGAACATCAAATTAA AGAATCCATTGTTACCAATCTAGTGAAGAATCCGAAGAAGCCGCCAGACTCTTACCAAGATGAAAGTACAGATTACATCAAAGTACAGAAAGCCAGAGGACCAGAACCAAAGACTTGTTTCAGAAAGATGGAAGAGACTTCTTTGGAAACCTGCAGGTACAGAGAAGCGGTTGATTCCAGATCCAGACATAGAATGTTTGAACAAAGACTCCCATGTGAGACTTCCTGGACATACCCAGGATCATGCAATATTTCACGAACAATGGAAAACCAGTTACCTCATTGCTTACCAGCTCACTCAAAGAACACATATGACTCTTTCCAAGATGAACTGGAAGATTATATCAAAGTGCAGAAAGCCAGAGGACTAGATCCAAAGACTTGTTTCAGAAAGATAAGTGAGAGCTCTGTGGAAACCCATGGGTACAGAGGAGTTGATTCTGGACCCAGACCAAGAATGTGTGAGCGAAGATTTTCATTTGAGACTTCTCAGACCTCCCAACGACCATACAGTACTTCACCAGTGGAAAGCCAATTACATCACTGGTTACCAGCTCATTCAGAGAGGTCATATGACTCTTTCCAAGATGAACTTGAGGATTATATCAAAGTGCAGAAAGCCAGAGGACTAGAGCCAAAGACTTGTTTCAGAAAGGGAAGAGATAGCTCTGTGGAAACCcataaatacagagaaatggttgattccagACCCAGACATAGAATGTTTGAGCAGAGACTCCCATTTGAGACTTTCCAGAATTACCCAAGATCATCCAATATTTCACAGGCAGCGGAAAACCAGTTACCTCATTGCTTACCAGCTCATGACAGCAAACAGAGATTAGACTCTATGACCTACTGTCAACCCACCAGAGACTATTTCCCAGAAAAACCAGTACCCCTGAGCCTTAGTCAGCAGGAAAACAATTCTGGCCCATACAGTGTAGAATCTGAAGTTTACAAGCACCTCTCCTCAGAAAACAATACCAGTGACCATGAAGCAAGTCATACGCGGAAACATCAGAAGAGAAGAAGGCACCTGGAGGAAGGTGAAGAAAAGCCAGAGAAGGAGCAGTCGaagcataaaaggaaaaagagttaTGGGGATACAGATCTAGACAAGGACAAGAGCatccaggaaaggaaaagagagggagataAAGTCAGTTCAGGAAAGCTTAAGCatcgaaaaaagaaaaaaagccatggTGTTCCCTCTAAGAAGGAAGAACATAAgcacaagaaagagaaaaagaaatctgttgaagaaaagacagaagaggaaatgcTTTGGGATGAGTCTATTCTTGGATTTTGA
- the ZMAT1 gene encoding zinc finger matrin-type protein 1 isoform X1 → MTWKEQEKTELFTDNFCNICGVVLQFESQRISHYESEKHAQNVRFYFQMHGEQNEVPGKKMKMDVRNFQMHRSEVVDRNKFCGLCNIIFSSPVVAQSHYVGKVHAKKLKQLMEEHDQVSPSGFQPEMGVPITTSAESTFLKPLVVKPPPAGIKDETMPSSSSSALDLNNPNKYCKLCPASFNSPLMAQQHYVGKKHKRNEARKKFVAKIREKPLPAKSDANAFSMKTYVCHICNITFTSLEMFRSHMQGSEHQIKESIVTNLVKNPKKPPDSYQDESTDYIKVQKARGPEPKTCFRKMEETSLETCRYREAVDSRSRHRMFEQRLPCETSWTYPGSCNISRTMENQLPHCLPAHSKNTYDSFQDELEDYIKVQKARGLDPKTCFRKISESSVETHGYRGVDSGPRPRMCERRFSFETSQTSQRPYSTSPVESQLHHWLPAHSERSYDSFQDELEDYIKVQKARGLEPKTCFRKGRDSSVETHKYREMVDSRPRHRMFEQRLPFETFQNYPRSSNISQAAENQLPHCLPAHDSKQRLDSMTYCQPTRDYFPEKPVPLSLSQQENNSGPYSVESEVYKHLSSENNTSDHEASHTRKHQKRRRHLEEGEEKPEKEQSKHKRKKSYGDTDLDKDKSIQERKREGDKVSSGKLKHRKKKKSHGVPSKKEEHKHKKEKKKSVEEKTEEEMLWDESILGF, encoded by the exons ATGACttggaaagaacaagaaaagactGAACTTTTTACAGATAATTTTTGTAATATATGTGGAGTGGTGCTGCAGTTTGAATCACAAAGGATTTCACATTATGAG aGTGAAAAACATGCTCAAAATGTtaggttttattttcaaatgcatgGGGAACAAAATGAAGTGCCTGGTAAGAAAATGAAGATGGATGTTAGGAATTTTCAG ATGCATAGGAGTGAAGTAGTGGACAGAAACAAATTTTGTGGTCTCTGCAACATCATTTTTAGCTCCCCTGTTGTTGCTCAGTCTCACTATGTGGGGAAAGTCCATGCTAAAAAACTGAAGCAATTAATGGAGGAGCATGATCAGGTATCTCCATCAGGATTTCAGCCAGAGATGG GTGTGCCTATTACTACTTCTGCAGAGTCAACTTTTCTGAAGCCCCTTGTTGTCAAGCCTCCTCCAGCTGGGATTAAAGACGAGACTATGCCTTCCTCTTCCAGCAGTGCTTTGGATTTGAATAATCCAAACAAGTATTGCAAGCTCTGTCCTGCTTCCTTTAATAGTCCATTAATGGCCCAACAACATTATGTtgggaaaaaacacaaaagaaatgaaGCTAGGAAGAAGTTTGTAGCCAAGATAAGAGAGAAACCTCTTCCAGCAAAATCAGATGCAAACG CATTTAGTATGAAAACCTACGTTTGTCATATTTGTAATATCACCTTTACATCTTTAGAAATGTTCCGGTCCCATATGCAAGGAAGTGAACATCAAATTAA AGAATCCATTGTTACCAATCTAGTGAAGAATCCGAAGAAGCCGCCAGACTCTTACCAAGATGAAAGTACAGATTACATCAAAGTACAGAAAGCCAGAGGACCAGAACCAAAGACTTGTTTCAGAAAGATGGAAGAGACTTCTTTGGAAACCTGCAGGTACAGAGAAGCGGTTGATTCCAGATCCAGACATAGAATGTTTGAACAAAGACTCCCATGTGAGACTTCCTGGACATACCCAGGATCATGCAATATTTCACGAACAATGGAAAACCAGTTACCTCATTGCTTACCAGCTCACTCAAAGAACACATATGACTCTTTCCAAGATGAACTGGAAGATTATATCAAAGTGCAGAAAGCCAGAGGACTAGATCCAAAGACTTGTTTCAGAAAGATAAGTGAGAGCTCTGTGGAAACCCATGGGTACAGAGGAGTTGATTCTGGACCCAGACCAAGAATGTGTGAGCGAAGATTTTCATTTGAGACTTCTCAGACCTCCCAACGACCATACAGTACTTCACCAGTGGAAAGCCAATTACATCACTGGTTACCAGCTCATTCAGAGAGGTCATATGACTCTTTCCAAGATGAACTTGAGGATTATATCAAAGTGCAGAAAGCCAGAGGACTAGAGCCAAAGACTTGTTTCAGAAAGGGAAGAGATAGCTCTGTGGAAACCcataaatacagagaaatggttgattccagACCCAGACATAGAATGTTTGAGCAGAGACTCCCATTTGAGACTTTCCAGAATTACCCAAGATCATCCAATATTTCACAGGCAGCGGAAAACCAGTTACCTCATTGCTTACCAGCTCATGACAGCAAACAGAGATTAGACTCTATGACCTACTGTCAACCCACCAGAGACTATTTCCCAGAAAAACCAGTACCCCTGAGCCTTAGTCAGCAGGAAAACAATTCTGGCCCATACAGTGTAGAATCTGAAGTTTACAAGCACCTCTCCTCAGAAAACAATACCAGTGACCATGAAGCAAGTCATACGCGGAAACATCAGAAGAGAAGAAGGCACCTGGAGGAAGGTGAAGAAAAGCCAGAGAAGGAGCAGTCGaagcataaaaggaaaaagagttaTGGGGATACAGATCTAGACAAGGACAAGAGCatccaggaaaggaaaagagagggagataAAGTCAGTTCAGGAAAGCTTAAGCatcgaaaaaagaaaaaaagccatggTGTTCCCTCTAAGAAGGAAGAACATAAgcacaagaaagagaaaaagaaatctgttgaagaaaagacagaagaggaaatgcTTTGGGATGAGTCTATTCTTGGATTTTGA